One genomic segment of Actinopolymorpha sp. NPDC004070 includes these proteins:
- a CDS encoding class I SAM-dependent methyltransferase → MGTGPGTVAAAAYARGATVTAVDAEPTMVELARASAPAADCRVAVLPDLPFGDGEFDAVVGNFVLNHVGQPRSALAELRRVVRPGGWVALTIWPTPPAPGQSLIGRAVQAAGAQRPPHLPPLPTEEDFARTAEGLTGLLAAAGLREVSCETRRWDHRVTAEEWWSGPAAGVAFTGQLIQSQPPAVRAEIRRYFDEFAAEFADADGLLTLPHAALLGRARR, encoded by the coding sequence GTGGGAACCGGCCCCGGCACGGTCGCCGCCGCCGCGTACGCCCGAGGCGCGACGGTCACCGCCGTGGACGCCGAACCCACGATGGTCGAACTCGCCCGCGCATCGGCGCCCGCCGCCGACTGCCGGGTCGCCGTCCTGCCCGACCTGCCGTTCGGAGACGGGGAGTTCGATGCCGTCGTGGGCAACTTCGTGCTCAACCACGTCGGGCAGCCCCGGTCCGCGCTGGCCGAACTCCGCCGCGTGGTGCGCCCCGGCGGATGGGTCGCCCTGACGATCTGGCCGACGCCGCCCGCGCCCGGGCAGTCGCTGATCGGTCGCGCCGTCCAGGCCGCCGGCGCGCAACGGCCGCCCCACCTTCCGCCGTTGCCGACGGAGGAGGACTTCGCACGCACCGCGGAGGGGCTGACCGGGTTGCTGGCCGCGGCAGGTCTGCGGGAGGTCTCCTGCGAGACGCGGCGCTGGGACCACCGGGTCACCGCCGAGGAGTGGTGGAGCGGACCGGCCGCGGGAGTGGCGTTCACCGGGCAGCTGATCCAGAGCCAGCCGCCCGCGGTCCGGGCCGAGATCAGGCGGTACTTCGACGAGTTCGCCGCGGAGTTCGCCGACGCGGACGGTCTGCTGACCCTCCCCCACGCCGCATTGCTGGGTCGGGCGCGACGCTGA
- a CDS encoding methyltransferase domain-containing protein, with protein MTDEVNDSGPSAESGDNPADGWFPESVAASYDDPGGANAPEVIAAAVDVLQDLAAGGAVLEFAVGTGRIAAPLATRGVPVSGIELSEAMAARVPIKPGGDAVEVTIGDMTTTRVDGAGDFSLVYLVFNTISNVTTQDGQVDVFRNAAAHLRTGGLFLIEVGVPDLRRLPPGQDTVPFTVAPDAHRGGYVGFDQYDVVTQEFTSNHVTVTPEGKGRFRRIPFRYAWPAEMDLMARIAGMRLTHRWAGWDRSEFTADSTRHVSVWQKV; from the coding sequence GTGACCGATGAGGTGAACGACAGCGGCCCTTCCGCCGAGAGCGGCGACAACCCCGCCGACGGCTGGTTTCCCGAGAGCGTGGCCGCGAGCTACGACGACCCCGGCGGCGCCAACGCACCCGAGGTGATCGCGGCCGCGGTGGACGTCCTGCAGGACCTGGCCGCCGGCGGTGCCGTCCTCGAGTTCGCCGTCGGGACCGGCCGGATCGCCGCCCCGCTGGCCACCCGCGGCGTCCCGGTCAGCGGCATCGAACTCAGCGAGGCGATGGCGGCACGGGTCCCCATCAAGCCGGGCGGCGACGCGGTCGAGGTGACCATCGGCGACATGACGACGACGCGGGTGGACGGCGCCGGTGACTTCTCGCTGGTCTACCTCGTGTTCAACACGATCAGCAACGTGACCACCCAGGACGGGCAGGTCGACGTCTTCCGCAACGCGGCCGCGCACCTGCGTACCGGCGGGCTGTTCCTCATCGAGGTGGGCGTACCGGATCTTCGCCGCCTGCCGCCCGGGCAGGACACCGTTCCGTTCACGGTCGCACCCGACGCACACCGCGGTGGCTACGTGGGATTCGACCAGTACGACGTGGTGACACAGGAGTTCACGTCCAACCACGTCACCGTGACCCCGGAGGGCAAGGGACGCTTCCGCCGCATCCCGTTCCGGTACGCCTGGCCGGCCGAGATGGACCTGATGGCACGCATCGCGGGCATGAGACTCACGCATCGCTGGGCCGGCTGGGACCGCTCGGAG